In Nicotiana tabacum cultivar K326 chromosome 10, ASM71507v2, whole genome shotgun sequence, the DNA window GAGAAAGTTTCCGTTTTGCTATTACGTATTTTTCCCTCTTAaagtatcgagcctaagggctatccctatacggggactatcgagcccaaggacTACCTCTACTCGGGGACTATCATAACTCGAGCTATCAAATCCCGGAGGCACAATCCCTATTAGGTAGTGCCTAAACACAAAAGGCTACGTCCACCCTATAAAATAGCTTGGAGACATCCGAAGCCCATAATCAAAATATAAGGccttcataaaaattcaaaacatgcTATAAGGTTACCCACGACAAAGGCATCATCTAAAATCAATTAAGTATCTTGGGAAAACTTCCGGTtactttgagttttcaaatcctTGAGTAAATAAAGTTGCATTGAAGTCGGGCTCTGTTTGGACATCCAAAAAGAAAACGACTTATTACTAAATTCGATTCTATGCTAAGTCATTAGAAATATATGCAAgaatagaaattatgaaaaaatgctAAAAATTGGAGACTCGAAATTGCCAAAGaggaaaattttatatattccgaaatgtctttacaaaggcccaactaaaacgacctcaaaataaacaaaaaatatatacaacacaTAAAAACTGAAAAACGTTCTAAGGTATTCATGCCTGATCTTCATCGGGGCCCGATTCATCGTTGAAACCATCGAAGCCTTTGGATCCTTCGGAACCTTCAGAGCCCTTCGCATATTTGGGCTCAGATAGCTTCTTCGCCTTGGACTCAAGCCTTTTTTCCTCTTGGATCTCTATAGACAAGTCGAAGCCTCAAGCatgaatctcttcgagggtcttCCTTTGAGCCAGCTGCCTCATATATTCAACATTAGCTTACCAGTGACTCTTTTATTTGGCTTCGTTGCAGAGCTTAGGGATCCtgaagcctttcttttcttctttttttctcccgTGGCAACCTCGGGTTGTCCCGTGATAGAGGGATCGACAGACAAGGACACATCCTCGTCCACTTCCAAAGGCCTAAGCTTGATTGTGTTAGGCAAACCTACAAAGGAAAGAAGGAAGGTCACTATGATGTAAGTTAAAGACATGGTAATAACTATTCGAAGAAGGACCTTACCATGAGAACGAGCCTCCCATCAGCCCTTCAAAAGCTCGCTAAGAGCGCTCGGAGTACGACATCTGCGTACAAATgccttcgatccactccttgagccgGGGGATAGCATTTGGAACCCAAGCAACAGCTGCACAACTACAAACATGACTGTTATGAAAGAGAGTGAAGAAAATTGATACTTAAGGAGAGGCTGCACTTACGAGAtacattccacttctcggggaatgacAGGAACTCGGGAGGGATCAAGTCTTCGATCTTCACTCGAATGAAGCGTCCCTTCTATCCTCAGTCTTGGTCATCGTCGATGCCCGAAAAGGGGGCCTTTCTGGCCCGGCAGGTAAACTTGATTAGTCCCCCTCGAAAAATTTGGGGACTGCATAGGTAGCGCAGGTGTTCGATTGTGAACTGACGAGACTTGCTGTTGCTCAGAAGTAATaaaggaggatcacgatcctttATAGAGACTGGTGGATCTGCCCAAGACACACCTCGTATCTCTTGAAAAAATCTAAAATAACTAGGTTTACTAGGCCCAGTGtcaaggggtaagtgtaaacacttaaattcCCCTCCATGTGGGTAGTAATAGCGTCTTCGGGCCCGAGGACTACTCGTCCTTGCCTTCTCATTTACAATCCTCTCAGACCACAAGAAGGACGTCTTCGGTAATGGAGCATATATGCCTCGATTCTCTTTCACCCTGGTCCAGTTTTGACAAGGGTTTTTTTTACCTTGAAGCCGTATGTAATTGAGCAGCCCCTGGGAATAAACATTTTCAAGAAGGCTCGGGGGCCAGTCCGTTGGCAGCCACCTCGGGAGCAGCCATCTCGAAGATAACTATTTTAGGAGTGACCGCCTCAGTATCAACAATTAGTTGGGAAGATGAAGAGGCAGTATGTTGAGGAACTAATTTagatgtttttgccatttctatttgaaaaggtttgaaaatttgaagaaaaaggaATAATCTTGGAGGATGAAGAGTTAAGTATaatgatttgaggaaattctggGTATAAACCTGGAAATCACTatgaaagtttgaagaaaaaggatgaagatatgaaggtttgaatAAAGTTGATGATAACTTGAAAGTTCAAAGGTAGAAGACTGGTCGGAAAGTGGGAAAAGAACAAGGGATAAAAGCTTTTATAGAAAAAGTTCGCGTCGCTTTGCATTTAGAGGCAACCAGCCGATGGTTAACATGTGTCTGAAGTTAGAACAACGCGACTGAAGAGATGTTTTGGCTTCTTCATCATTTCTGTTATAACGTATGGAACAAGGAACTAGAGAACATCTATCGTTTCTCAGCGTTTCGGCAAACCTGCTCTCTAAGAAATGAGAGGACTATCTATATGTGGGTAAAACTGGGGGTAATGAGCAGCCAGATTTCCTGGTAGGGCAAACGAGGCAAAAACGTAACTGCGAGGAATcaaagttgaagttgggagccttcAGTATCATGGCCTGAACACAACACTGCCCTCGGAGCCATCGAGACCatgcccccccccccaaacatGGTCCGAGCTCCTAGATACTCGGAGCCATAAATTTCTAACTCTTTTCTTATattggatagagttctcttcaagtaaggagtaTTGTTCCTTATCAAATATACAATCGTTTCGTTCAAGGATGATCAGAAATAACCAGATATACGTATCCCTTGAACATGCATGCTTTTTGCCTGATTCTAACCGTAACCTGTGTACAACAtccatggacctggttcatgtaTGTGTtcttttgtcaatcatcaaaattAATACCGCTCAGGTTAACAGTTGTGACATGGTGGAATAAGAGAGGATTCTGATATTGATTATAATGATATGGTGGAATCAGGTTGCGCACAGCAGCGGTTGTGAATGTAATACTTGATATTGATTAACTATGAGATAGTGAAATAAAGGAGGAATATGACATTGATTACGATGATATGGTGGAATTAGATTGTGCGCCGCAACGGATTTTGTATGTGATCCTTGAAATTGATAAATGATATTATGGTGGAATAAGAGATGATTGTGTGTGTACGGtgtgatcgggttgcatgccgcaacagattgTGTATGTTGTACTCATTGTGTAATTGTATTAGTTTTCAACCtttttatatgatattttgagtTTTGATATTCTGGATCCTCTGGTTGCGAGGATTGGGCTCATTTTCATAAATTAATTGTTTTGTCGTCATTTCCtgtttcctttcctgttattattattattattattattactgcatataggttattgtaagtgatccaccttagcctcgtcactatttcgtcgaggttaggctcgacacttagagagtacatggggtcgattgtacccATACTATACTTTCCCTCTATAGATCAACGTTGTAATTAGtgttaggaaaataattaaatgattatttatataatataggtaaataacttaaattactattttgtccaatgtgaaagctagttttaaaaggtaaaaaagatgaacgatattttgctaagggcttttatatttttaatataatataaatatagatatagatgtgCAAAAGAAATGGAAGTTACCTATGGTTAAGTACAAGTACGTAGTAGTTAAATATAACaacaaatattatttatttattaactttatGTAAATATTAGATACGAATAAATTATTACCTTCCACTTATAATCTTGTTTTGAAAAAACTGTGTATCCAGGTGAGTCAACCTTTCTACTAAAATTTTGTCAGGTAATAATTTTAATTCCATATttccaaagaagaaaaagagtaaTGCTTATCGTGTCTCTAGCTGAACTCTTACTAGTGAAAGGATGTCGCTTTAACCCACTGAAACCCATTACCAGGAGCAAAACTTTCCTAAACTCAAACTTCAAGGCAAATATTTATACCTCACccttgaaaagaaaagaataaaaggaaaagaaaaatgggTGACCCTAAATAGACTGTCATCAATAAGTTAAGTCAACCAGCTGTTACACTATCATAAAGATGAATAAGATAACCTTCTTTTTACTCATAGCTAAAGTTCACATGGACTGATGGACAATTTATATATGTGACTTTCCCCTCACTACTTCTTCCTCACTCACAATGCACCTTTCAATACTCAGTCACTTCCTTTTCTTAAACAAAAATCTCACATAAAAACCTTACCCTTtatccacccccccccccccaagaatTCCCTCACTCTGAATCTCTACAATGTCAAGTCACAAAAGAAGGATCATTCTTAGCAATGTGACAGTGAAACTTGGTTGCAGCAGCAGTTGTGCTAGGCCTAAACTCTCCAGCATTTTTCACCCAAAACCTCGTCACAAATCCACCACTTTCCATAACAAGAAAGCCCCTCAATCCCAGAAAAACAACTACTCTAACTACTCTTCTTGTAGTTCTTGGGACACTACGACAACAACTTTCTCACCCAACATGGAAACTCCACCAGCTTATAATTACTCCTCCGACAGTACTACTGAATGTTCAGACATCAAAAGCTTAAGGGCCGTTCAGGGAGTCGGTCGGATCGGCGGCGAGAGTGTTGCCGTCGAGAAAGATTCCGACGACCCATACTTGGATTTCCGGCAGTCAATGCTGCAGATGATTCTTGAAAAGGAGATTTATTCTAAGGATGACTTAAAAGAGCTGCTCCACTGTTTCTTGCAGCTGAATTCTCCTTATTACCATGGTATTATTGTGAGGGCTTTTACTGAGATCTGGAATGGAGTTTTTTCTTTAAGGCCTGGTGCTGTTGGAGCTAGTTCCCCGTTCTTGCATGGCGGAGGTCACGTGACCTTTAGGTGATGATCACGTGATACGtgatttcttttatctttattgaCGCAACTTGTCTTATCAGTAAGTCTGGTTTATTAAGTATTTCACGTTAAGTGTACGTAGTGTTGCCGTAGTAGTAGGGAGGTTGTGGGACCCATTAATATTACTAGTTGGGTTTCttagaaatatttattttttagactATAGTAATGTTGTTCTTAagctttttgtcttttttcttttaaggTAGGATTAGGACAAAAAAAAGGGGGTTCTATTTTCACAGCCTTTTTGATTACggataaaggaaaaagaaattgtATTATGTAGTCAAGGGGTGGTCAAAAATGCTGTGAAAATTGTAATCTATTAGTAATGTACTGTTCTTGTTTCTGCTTTTCTTTTGTccttattttcctctttttttttttttttgtgttctaCTTTATCCAGAATAGTTTTCATTTAAAAGAATTCATTTTTATCCTGCTAGGTAAAGGTGCtacttttataaaataaaaaaaggtacTTTCCATGCATGGTATGGAATTTCTTAAAAAGTCATCTTTATGTGTAATTTCAATTTTGCCGAGGAACAAAAAAAATACTATTCCTAGTAAAAATATAACATGTACCCCGGAAGTAGGTAAGAATAGTTCATTTCAAGTCCTaggatgaacaaacgaaaaactaTTCAGCGAAAATCTTAAGGTCTCGTATGTTTCGAAAACAAGGTGAAATATTTTGGGCAAACGTAACTTGTCTCGCCAAAACAATCAAACACCACAACTttataaataggaaaaaaaaattgGCCAAAAAGATTCACCTTGTTTTTGAAACAATTGGGACCACCTTAACTGCAGACCAAATGAATAATGAGTCAATACTACAAACATGTCCGACTTACTTCTTGATATTTCTCCAACAAGTAATAGCTAAAATCCGATAAGAAAATCACGGTAAACTGTAATAATTTTCTCTTtggcttgattttttttttttttgataaagctTGATTCGTCTCTTCACGTAATCTTTAGGGAAAATGTCCAAAATTATCTCTCTACTATGGTATATTATTTATTTCTGTCACTCGTTGGACTTTTCGTCCAAATATATTCCTACCGTTAACAAAGTTTGCATAATTGCCCCTAACCCTAACGTCTCTTTACTGTGGCAGTCAATCCTTCTAATATTTTGTCCATGTCAGCTGTCAAGTCAGCATAATTTTCAAGCTTTAAGCCCAACGAACCCAGGTAATGGTGTTCTTCAAAAGTTCTACTCCAGATCTTAGTGAATTTTTAACTCCACAAACACACAGTCAACTGAATTTAATTCCCAATAAACAATAACATATATTTTTTCCCtcaaatttgaataattttttttctgcCACAACTTCGATCTCTAAGCTAATCTTGCACTAGGTGCTTGTAATGTTcaactcactttcgaaacttgcAAAATGTCATGTACAAACacatttttgaaaagaaattcGAAAAAAGGAAAATCTTTTATGGAAAAATGGAGCCTAAGTATGTGTTAAAAATTAGAGTCCCGCACATTAAAGAGccgtttgaccatagattttgccaaaataaatttggattttatttggcaaacacgtGTTTGGCCATAGAGTTTGGctacattttggcaaaatcccaaatcccaaatctcaaaaccagctcaatagctggttttgggccaaaatatcactattatattttgtaaaaattgccccaaatttttctattttataaaagagcccaccatttattattttgtaacaatgttgtttcgtcttctcggtcatctgatagtgtatcctggttcattataaaaatgataattttgtaccaaatttatttatgttcaggactatggtttgtgataatataatgaatgttattgataatggtactgttgGATATttatgatagtttttagaacttgtgggtataaattatttttcatgttttttcaaaataaatttgggaaatatattttgaaaactgatatccaaacacatttttatcttcaaaccaaatttcacccaaaacagatttttcaaaataaattttgaaatctATAGCCAAACACTAGCTAAAAATGAGCAAAGTTAAAAATATTGGAGCCTTATGTCAAAGTCACCAGGATAAAGTGGAACATTGTGTTAAAAGTGGAGCTCATGCATTAAAAGTAAGcatcattaaaaatatttttttttttaaagatacaTCAGAATGTTGTAAAATATGATTGAAAATTTGTTTCCACGTGTAGTACTTTGGATAGATTTTTTTTGGACGAAATTCTTCATTATCGTCAAATTAGTTGCAATTTGGTTTGAACCTGTCTTAACCTGACTGAACTAGTAGCTTTAATACAACTTATTTGGATAAGAATAATAAAGTAATCATGTGGATGTTAGGAAAGCAAACTTTGACGAGGATAATGATAATAAAAGAGAAATACATCAAAAAAGTCATCACAATTTAATATAATTTGGTCAATTGACTTACATCAATCTactaaagagaaaaaaaattcacTCGAGAAAATAAAATTTCCTTTGAACAAGACTTTCTTAAGAACTACATTGTGATATGTTATCGTATTTTCCTGTAAAAGatggatcctcaatttataaagGTCCATAATATTTTCCTCCAACAAACGAACCTatcaaatataaaagaaatttatattttccttttaggaaaagtaaaattaattatgataaaatattttattatttttttaaataataaataaaattcaaatatggtaagaaaatcaaaCGTAAACTCTAACATTTCCTACATCTCATCATATACTCCAGGATAAGGAAGGAAGAATTTGAATATTTGATGCCGACTTCAATATAAAATGAGTGCAAAAATGTCTTCTTAAGGAAAGTCCTTACAGAAAAAGCAAGTTTCTCTTCTCTCGTTTGCATGAATGGaagaaatatttaaaaaaaaaaaaaagatgatagtactattccatatgaaGAAGATAGTACTATTCCATAAGTATTTGGTTTCTAATTCTCCCTCATTTCCCTTCTATTGAagtgattttccttttttttttttcttcgtcCTCCCTTATTTCGATCAAAAACATTAAGTAATTAATTTCAATTGTTTATACTATAATAAAGGGAACAAAGATGAGTCGAACTTTGAAGTTGGAGCTTCTATTCTTCTATACTTGGGTCAAGATTCTTACGGGGTTTGGAGCTGCAGTCTTCTTATGGAGGGGAAAGATAGACGTTGGGATTTGGACAATGGACcataaaatattttggaaaatgaaataaaataagtaaaggaaaaagagtgagAGACAATAGTTTTAAATGCAATTGAATGAGAGTGGTAAATTGGAAGTTTGTACACATACCAACAACTAATTATCATTAAAGGATTTGCTTCCTTGGCTCTTTCGCCATTTGCCTTCAAACTCTAATGGgttccacccccccccccctcttgatTGTTCCCCTGTCCCGACATGTGAAAgtgcaacccccccccccccaaaccccccaACAAGTATATTGCCTATTCTCGATCTTCTATTAAATAtgtaattatttataaattagttttaatatataaaaatattttttaacacTTTAAGCTTACAACTATTTATAATCAACTAACCAAACGGATTCTATGTTTTATTTCTAAACCCAATGATTTCGATAACAGTATATTTAATCTTATAACTTTAATGGAATATGTTCAAATGTACTGTTCTACATTTTTGCtttgcgcgacaatcgctccaaaagaatgaaattttttttttggtcctgctgtacaatttttggatttctgtacggcactttgttaatttatttgtgacttttgcccatttttatttttaaaacaaaatacaaaaaatgtgtgtgtcatgcataattcgaaccgtaatccggtcgttaaatagaaaatcataaataggcatcttcgtccgtgattttgttttgtttgattttacctgtcttaaaatattttagtgtgtgtgcaaataattgtattgagtgtgtatttaaatttaatttgatttttgct includes these proteins:
- the LOC107796106 gene encoding uncharacterized protein LOC107796106, giving the protein MSSHKRRIILSNVTVKLGCSSSCARPKLSSIFHPKPRHKSTTFHNKKAPQSQKNNYSNYSSCSSWDTTTTTFSPNMETPPAYNYSSDSTTECSDIKSLRAVQGVGRIGGESVAVEKDSDDPYLDFRQSMLQMILEKEIYSKDDLKELLHCFLQLNSPYYHGIIVRAFTEIWNGVFSLRPGAVGASSPFLHGGGHVTFR